AATGGTGATATATCGGAGTGTTGTCCTAAACTGCTCCAAGTTGTGGGATGTTTCCCACACATCTGGGGCATATAACCAGAGAAACGCCCGACGCACATAATCTGCATCGATCAATGGTCGACTTAAAGCAAATGGCTTCAAGTACACGCACGCctattcctataaacaaaaaacgtaCAACCGTTGTTAGTTATGACAACAACATTATCACATCACAAGGAATTGTAATAATCATTTAATCGACCAACATAAAATGACTAAACTCTTATACTCGCCAATAACCTAATGCGCTTGCCATTAGCCTTTGAGAAAGAGCATCCATCGACAGATACAAGCATGCCAACCCAGCCTGCCCTAATTATAGTCTTTAATTTCCTCAACTTTCGCCAAGCTTGGcatgaaatattataaatacaCAGATTCACTATTATCATTGCATAAAGTGCTGCCAAGCAATGTGAGAATGAATCCACCCATTAACTGGTCTTCTTGTTTAGGGGTTTGGGGCTTCCACTTCTTATACTTATCAACAATGTCCTTGTATTTCATCTTGGCATTAAGCATGCTTAGAATGGGGTCCCCAAAGAGCCTCACCACCTCCTCAATTTTTGTGTGAGCGGAGATGTCATACTCTAAAGCCTTCCCAAACGGGTAAACTTGTGATGGCACTAAAGTTCTTTCGGGTTATTGTAAGCTCCCCGACCTCATCCAGATTGAATGTATATGTAGTGTCCCACCAACGCTCCGTCAATGTCATTAGGAGGTGTTTGTCTCTCTTTCCATTTGTTGCAAGAAAATTTGCAAAATTATAAAACCCCGCAGATGCTACTTTAACCTTCACTTGACCAGGCAATTCATTTTGAAACCATAAACCACAAAGTTTGTTGTTTCCGCATCCCTTAATATGTATCAAAATATTCTGCAAGtgttaataatataattagaTGCAAGTACAACAGGGCAAACTTTGTGTTAGGTAATtgcatatttttaaatttcatccAATTGCCATACAGTGGGCAGGTAATTACATATGTGAAATCTAATTGCTCACACTTTAAATGCAATTGGATTCCAGATAGTATATAGGTAATTGCATTTGTGAAAAGCAATTGCACAAACTTGAAATGCAATTGGATATGTACCTTATGAGATAAATGGTCAGTGATATTGACATGTAGCACAGGATCATATGAGTTATGGTTCTTGTGTATATATCGCCTTATGCCAAACAAAAGGTGATCCGCAGGATTTTGGTATGGTGTGGAACTTTTCCCTCGCTCAGTGGTTACAATAAAACGGTTGTTTTTTCCCTTTGTCGCCTTGTTTTGCGGCACCCAAGTAGTTACAACTTTGCCTTCGCAGCGTTTCTGTGAAGTTGACTTCTTGATTGAGGGCTTCTTCCCAATACTTCACAAGTGAAAGGCctgagaaaaatacaaaacttgtgaataaataaaaaaataagaatcaTACCAAAAATTGTATGAATAAAACCCAATATAAATCTCAATTGGAATTGGGTCTTGGACATAATCCCAAAACCCAATATTAAGTTCTAACAGAATGCTACCTTATAAAGTTTGCACCAAATCAGTATTTTATCAAATCTTGCTCTAGGTTGAAGCCCAATGTAGTCTACACATAGTTCCGCCTTTGCTCTTCTAGTTAACTAAAGCCATCTTTTATAAACCATAATGTAGAGTCTCTTGCCCACCTggtaacaaaaaaatatccTAAAAATAGAACCACCAAAAATCAATAGTATGATAATAGGAGCTCAACAAATCCCATCATGCTCCCAATTGGTGTGAAAGGAATTGCAATTCCAATGGCAGAAATTAGAATACGTTCATCTACTCCCTCTTTCATAAATATTCAAACCCCGCAAACCATCTAAGAAAAGAACTGAAGAAGCCAAAGAGATACATACAACACATCTAAAAAGAGAGCTCAGAGGTTCTTTAGAGCATTTCGTCGAACAGTTGGTGGCCATCACTATGagcccaaaaaaatataaacataaagtttgagaatttacaaaaattacaaaatagaAACACCATAAGAATTCAATAATTAATGAAGAACAACTACTCATTCTATTCTCTACCATTCATGTAAATAAAGGGATTAAAtgaacaaaatcaaacaaaatgaatgagagaaattgaattcaaaACCATAACTTGAAATTTCTCTAGAAAGTGAGAGATACACTTGAAACCTTGAAGAATAGAGTCCAAAATTGAATTGTACTCGAAAAACAAGTGAAAGATGGGTGATTTGGGgtgggtgagagagagagatagagagaggagaaTAAGAGAGTTTTGCTtggactcaaatttttttttctccaaacccTCTGGACTCAAATTTTGAGTccgcaactttattaaattgtttaaaaatGGTTtaagtctaattttttttattttttttatggaaaacttttcttcatttaatctttttaaataacattataatttaatttttttgaataatttgacctaaaaagaattgaaattccataaatttaattttattccaaAAGTAAATacacaacataaaaaaaaacacacacaacataattgaaacacaaaataagGATTGAAACAATTGTCTACCTTATTCACCATCTCCAAAGCTCTTCCAAAGGTGATTGATCAAATTATGTCGGAGACTCTGATACACATGTGGAGATCGAAATCTATTATGACGAATCATGTAATCAGAGAGAGTCTACCTATCTTGGTGGTACTCATATGTAATGCTTGGCTCCAGCACATATTGTCTTGCTCTGGCCCTCCTGAATCGTTGTGGACACATATCCTCATCATCAGATTCATCTTCAACATATTCGAattcatcctccacaatcatgttgtgcaAAATTATACACGTCATCATGATTGAGTGGAGGTTATCCTCGCACCACATACGTGCAGGGCACCGAACAATAGCCCATCGAGCCTGTAGTATTCCAAATGCTCTTTCAACATCCTTCTTGTACGCTTCTTGGATTTGTGTAAAAAGGCTCTTCTTTGGGTTATCAGAAGAAGAGATGGTCTTCACCAAAGTAGCCTAACGAGGGTAGATCTCATCTGCCAAATAGTAGCCCAAATGGTATTGATTTCCATTGACAATATATTCAACATGAGGAGCCACTCCATGTACCACATCATTGAACAATGGAGAACAAGCTAAAATGTTGATATCATTGTTGGATCAAGTGGCTccaaaaaaggcatgccaTATCCATGTGTCGTACGAGGCCACAGCCTCTAGCACAAcaatggggtttttttttttttggtgactAGTAAATTGGCCTGCCCAAGAATATGGGCAATTTTTCCATtcccagtgcatgcagtcaagaCTTCCTAACATGCCTGGGAAGCCTCGACTGCTTGCCTCGTGCAATAGCTTGTAAAGGTCAGCTGGATTTGGAGACTTGAGGTACCATTGGCCATACAAAGCTTCAACAGCGCAACAAAACTTACAGAGTGACTCAAGAGCTGTGCTTTCACCCAATCTACAGTACTCGTTGGTCACGTCAACTGAGCATCCCCATGCGAGCATACGAAAGACAGCAGTTAACTTTTGCTCAGGGGATAGCCCTTGTCTACCtagccccttttttttttggccaaagtATGGCTCGTGGTTGACAACATCATTCAAGATGCGATAAAACAACTCTTTCCGCATTCGGAATAGCCTACGAAAGTCGGTAGTATTACAATGTGGCCTTTCAACGAAGTAGTCGGACATGAGATTGCGATGGCGATCTTCCCTCTCACGGTTCTTGTACACACGACCGACTACCGACCCACCGTGTTTGGTGGCTTCATTCTCTAGTGAAGTATGGTGGACAATGGCTTCTATCACTCTCTGATGATATTCTTCATCATCTGAATCATCATCAAACATAAAGGAAAAGATGGCCTTGCCACGGTTATCCATTGAAAACTTCAAATCATATGaaaagtatgagaatgaagaagatgatgtgcTTGAAATGATATCaaaagtatgagaatgaaagagattgatgaaattgacaaaggaaaaataaattgagaaatagaaaaaatatttttggtagATTAATTGAGAAATGAGTgagtatttatagagtttggagtgagttttggggttggatcTGATTtggattaattaaaaatattattttgaccactggatttaaatttcagccgttggatctttttttttttttttttactgttaaaataaattagattTAATCTAGATCgttaatttaaagttactattataattttaaaaaaataataataNTTCAAGATGCGGTAAAACAACTCTTTCTGCATTCGGAACCGCCTACGAAAGTCGGTGGTATTAAAATGTGGCCTTTCAACGAAGTAGTCAGACATGAGATTGCTATGACGATCTTCTCTCTCACGGTTCTTGTACACACGACCGACTACCGACCCACCATGTTTGGTGGCTTCATTCTCCTGTGAAGTATGGTGGACAATGGCTTCTATCACTCTCTGATGATGTTCTTCATCATCTGAATCATCATGAAACATAAAGGAAAAGATGCAATTGCCACGATTATCCATTGAAAACTTCAAATGATATTaaaagtatgagaatgaagaagatgatgtgcTTGAAATGATATCaaaagtatgagaatgaaagagattgatgaaattgacaaaggaaaaataaattgagaaatataaaaaatatttttggcagattatttgagaaaatgagtgaatatttatagagtttggagtgagttttggggttggatcTGATTTGAAGTAATTAAAGTTATTATTTTGACcgttggatttaaatttcagccgttgaatctttttttttttactattaaaataaattagattTAATCTAGATCgttaatttaaagttactattataattttaaaataataataataataatatttgaattgcAACACCACTTTGAGCTGGAATAAAGCCAGCCTGTGGGCCCAATATCTTTTTAAAGACACTattagatttatttatttttatttttaaaaagagacATTGGAATTGCAACGGCTCTCTCACCACGAGCAGACACGTGGCGTGGGCAACAGACAAACCCACCAGAGCTGGTTCCAGCGCGGGTCCTAGCGTTTTTCTTATGCACATGGGCTGTGCCACCTCAGCGTGGGCTCCACTAAATAGTTTTGGTTCTAGGCAATAAGGGGACTGGTATTTGGGTCCAAATTTgggttttcccaaattttgagtccttcattttcttaggTTGGGAGAGGTTTTGGGAGATATTTTTGGTTTAGGTCATtgggttggagatggcctaagcaaggaagaagatgatttTCTAAACTCTTGTTTTTCCTTAAACAACAtcgttttatttattgggtTCACCTTTGGCTTTTAATAAAAATGTGcgttttaatttatgttttaaaactttttttgtcttttcctttttcgaaatctatctctctcctcccaATACAATCACACTAAACTCcaaattctttttctcctCAGCCGCATGTGTCTCTAGCCCTAATCCTCTTGTCAATTTAGGAATCATCCTACTCCATTTCAACTTATGACTAATTGGATAATATTAGGTTTTGAAACtgattattatatttatgCCACATTATAATAACTTTATGACCCACCATAGATCGACTACCGTAGTAAACCTATATAAACAATACAAATTGATATTTAAAGAATTTTgtgtgaaaatatatttttgaacaTAATTAATAGATTTAAACTATTCAAAGTTAAACGTGCAAGTGCACATTATGAACAATAGCGCACATATTGAAAAATAGTAAAGGATCTTGCCCACAAAGATTGGTTGTTAACTATGTCAAATTTGTAGTTGAACAAATACTAAGAATGACTATATCTAACTAACTTAATTATGAAAGTTTGGTGGTGAAAACATTCTGAATTGGACAATGAAAGTGACAAACATACAATGTGTAATTGCCATTTTATGTTGCAAAGTCATATCGACTGTTTGGCAATTGCCAAAGAACTTTGccatttgatttttcttattttccatGTATCTTCATAATTAAGCACCTAACCTAAGGATTAAAAACAATGGAATTTATTGCATCTAACCATTCTAATCATgcaaaatcataacaaaaaatacatataaatattaatgTATCATGACTCATACATATAACATTAACATAGATACAAAATAACACTAATGATATGTGTCATGCCAAAAGTTGGAGAAATACATGAACAATATGGTTGTAATGAATATTTGGTACATAAAACCTAAACCATTTATATAGTGGAAGTACTACAATCTATGTCATTTTATTGGGGTGAATGGAACCCAAAATCTATTACGATCTCTAGGTGGCGAGCCTTGCGTGTCAAATTGTGATTGCAATACACTATACTCAGGTGTCTTAAAGGTGAAACCATCAGAGGTGTAACAAGTGGAGCCACTAAACACTTCGCCATATGAGAAGCTCGAGTTAGGGGTTTTATAAGAAGAGGACAACATCTTAGTCCCATAACCAACACtcaaggaggaagaaaatgtTATGTTCCCAACAGTTGTATCATCTTGTGGTCCAAAACTAGAAAGAATGTCGCTCTCATCACTTATATAACCCCTTTTTCACTTAGCTCTATCACCAATAATGCGATTTAGACAGTTTCTTTTGTTGTGACCAGTAACCTTGCACTCTCCGCATTGTGGGGCCTTTTTGCCTTTGCTTCTCATTGTTTGCTTCCCATTTGTCTTACCAACTATGGGGTCtcttataatattattatggCATCGTAGATTAAGACTAGTTTGTTCATGTTGCTCCTTCCATGTCTCAACGAAAGTACTTAATCTCCCAAATTCAGCCTTTAGCCTCTTGTAACCGACTTTTGTCTGCGACCCATAAAAAAAGCTTGTTAAAATCAGCGCttaatgacccaaacctagCCATTTGAACAGTTTCGTTGGGAAATCATCTGACTTGACTACAAATTCACTTCCACGTCTTGCATCCTTTGTCCATCTCTTCATTATTAAGGTTGGAAATGTTTGATCCATATGATTACATTTCATAACTCCAAACATATGACAATACGGAATTCCACtggattcaaataatttgTATGAACACTGAAGATATTGCTCTTTCTGGTAGTACACTAGaattaatttggaaaatttggaaaattaattCCATTTCTCATCGGGTCTTCCAAATTTGGAACATTTGTAAACACGAGGATCGTCATTGTTTCTTGCGGGTTGCACGAGAATTAATTTTGCCTCATTGTTTATCTCATTTCTTATCAACTTGTAAATGTTGAGTAAAAATAGAAGCTGCATGTTCCTCTAGTGATCGGAGGTGTGTAAGAAGGAGTAAGTGTGAATTGTTCGAATCAAAGTCATCCTTCACATTCTCATTTCTCAACTTCAATAAGGATCTTTCAATCCGCGGAATACACTCCACTAACTTCATGCCTCTACCAATTCCATCCTTCAAGTTCTTATGCATACCCTCAACACGTTGTGTGGTGGTATTCCCACCAAAAAAATGCCCCCTAGCAATACGCTTCAGTCCATCGTTTCCGTTTACAATACATCATCTCGATCCAATCGCCTTTTAGATTATATGTATCTATCATATGCTGCCAATGTTGTTCGAACGCCACTGGTGTCAAACCACCATGCACACAATAGCTAAACTTCCTTACAATTTTTGAGTTATTCACATTGGCGTTCACATTCCTCATGATGTGCCATGAACATAAACGATGATGTGCATCGGGAAAAACTTCATCAATCACTACGCGCATTGCCTCATCCCCATCCGCGACAATAGATACAGGCTTCTTGTCCTTCACAGAAGTCAAAAAGTTCTGAGTACCCAACGATATGTATCAGCAGTCTCATCAACAAGAAATGCACAACCAAAAACTATAGTCACGTTATGGTTGTTTACACCAACAAAACACCACTAAAGGCTTGTCATATACATTAGTCTTGTACATGCTATCAAATATCAACACATTCCCAATGCAACAATAATCGTGTAAAGATTGAGAGTCtctcaaaaacaaatttgccAATCTATTCTCCTCATCCACACTAAACATGCAAAAAAATTCTGGGTTTACTATTGCCTTGGCATTCATGTAGCTTATTGCTGCTTATCAATCACCATCCAATATCACTTGTCGATGCTCAAAATCCATCCTGTTATATAAATCCTTACTGGTGAACCCCACTTTCATGTATCCGCTTGCTTGGTTAACCATATAGTCATATGTCCAACTGGTTTTAATAGAGGCTTTTCTTATAGAAATAGACTGTGCTATGTCGGATTCCATAACACACCGGTGGGAACGAAGAAAAGGCACCTCATGTGAGTTGTCTGTGGCTGTGCTCCTTTACAAATTTATTCACAATATAAGCATCTCGTTTAAGACAATACTTCACAACAAATGCAATGTGACAATTCTCTCTAGTCTCTTTCCTTGGTGTATGAACCATATCCTCTCTCTCCGTCCATTTCTTTGATCTACTCCCTTCTTTTGAGCACACCCATTGTCTTCCCATCACAACCCTACCTTCGTTACGTCTCAAACGACTTCTTCTTATGCTAAAACCAATTGCAAGAGCATAGTTCCAGTAAAATCTTTCGGCTTCCTCAAATTTTGCAAACTCCCTCCCCTCTAAATCAGCAATGCTCATATTTTGGAAGTTTAACCTATCATACTCAAAGTGTCCGCTAATCTCAGTAATTTTTTCTCTTATGCCGTCTAAAAACTATAAAGATGGGACATTTTTAGTTTCTTCAAGTGGACTCAGCCTCCGTAAAATAACCTTCATTGTTAGATACGGAGTTTTGGCCTTGAATTCCATTCTTTTTTCTCGCTTTTGCATCCATTTCCTAAAAATAGGCAACATGTCTTTcatgatataattattatgaaaataaatggATACACATTAATTGCATTTAGTAGAAGTATAaacatacaattaaattatgaagGATTACTCATTAATGAGAGATTCTACATTTCATAATTGTGCACATATAATGGCAATTGCGCGACAAGAATGCAAAGAGACTGctctgtttgtcaattgcaagaCTATAATGCGCAATTAGAAGtaactgtttgtcaattgcattgacAAATCACATATGTTCTCAAAATTGAAGAGGCTACTAATAACATGGCAATATGGATACACTAATTGCAAAATCGGACTAACCAATTAGTAGTTGGATTCAAAATGACATATTGAAGTACCTCTTGCATTCCCATTACCAAAACGCAAGGCTACAAATATCATGGCATTTGCATTACAAGTAATTGTAATAGCAGACTAATCAATTGGTAATTGCATTCTAATTCATAAAAAGGCTTCCCAATTGCATGCCAAGTATGTACACAAATTGCAAAAAACCCCTTACGATTTGGTAATTGCATGAGTTGAAGATGAACTCAATGTAAGATATCATTATATCATTACAATTAAGAAATTCTACCTAATGTTTTTCGAATGAGTCACAAACTTTTCAACATCAACAATATGCCCAAcatgaaagaagagaaagatattGACATTAATCATATTGTGTTTCTTGTCTgtgaaaaaactaaaattacaatggttttcttttcagcaaacaaaaacccatTAACCCCAAAAACATAATGGAATGTTTTGTACTCACATCGACTTTGACGACAGAGCAGTCGTTGGCTTTagcaagttttttttgttgtaaaaatGGGGGCTAAGCCCAAGAAGCAACTAAGTAGAAATTAATGCAGGCCTCAAGATGGCAATATAATCAGCCTCAAGAATAGCAAATATCCCCTCATTACGCATCTCCTCTGAGTTGCAAgggaagagagggagagatgacAGAGAGAGTCGGTGAGATTGCCTCAGCAGTTCAAGATCTTCTTTGCCCTTCTTTGTATcgttctatttttcttttgttgttctatttttgtttaatttttcttttgttctcttttaCCTACAGCAACCATTTTAATCGGTTACCACCATTCAACGTGTGGATTCAACCCACATTCCCACTTACTCATCCAATGTAGAATTTTCGTGAAATTTGAAGCAACAAACTAAGAAATTTGACCATGCTGAATAAAAAAGTTTGAGCCAAAAGGAGCTTGGGTCTCTATGTTGAAGAGGGTTTCGAACCAAAAACATAAGCGGGTTAGGCCAATCGGAAACTTGATGTTTTACTTGGATCCTTATCTTCAAGCGGGTCATGTACTCTAAAAATGGGCTGAGATTTGCACTTAAATCTGTTGTTTCTGTCCAATGGTGGAAATTACAACTCTGCAACTGCTACTAGAAATTTAATATGAGATTTGCACATCAAATTAAGGGTGGGCATGATCCGATTCGGTTTGGTTTTCatctaaaatcaaaattagtACCTGTATTGTTCATCCAATCCAGTTCAGTTCAGTTCttataaaaattcattaaCTAAATCGAACCAACCCGAACCagtttaaatttaatttgaattcaatttttcCGATTGGAACCAGCTCTAAGGCcaattgataattttttcctttatagataaataatgaaaataaaaaaatattcatagtaattgacaggacccgacccaatttccattttggaattcgagccaagtcccgTGCGtatccgacacctggcgaatgtcgggcacaagggacctttttacccttcttgcttcaactcttctttaaaattcccttagacttctgccgaaaattaggcagagtctcccctgtattttgaccattcccaaaacttttcacctgttaaacattcaaataatccacaccaactgccagaataattcaaataacaaaatcccaactccagtttttcagtttcaacgagatatcagagcattttctaaatttcaagGTTTCAGGGATTTTCTATAAACTCTACCCGACTTGAAGCGCGGAGGTtatgagtggcccggtggtggatcccgcttACGTCTATagcctgggggtgaaaacagtttgaagatgtgagtggaccaacataagaattcttgaaaacagtttaataatcaaaataacccTCTCTATagaaattgttaaataaactgaatacgCACCTTCCATTTAAAGCTTACTAAACTTAAAGCATTCCATAtaaatcataatcaaactcgataaattttattcaaaagcactgaaatcaaggttgtataaaacactaaaatcaaatttgtatatgagcactgtactcaaaccttgtataactgaacaaactGTATGAATGTATTAATGCCTGAAAAAGCGGAGAAGCTGATGTAAAATAACTGAAGGTCATAATTAAATACGGTAAAACCAAAAtcttttgaaaataccacctatttgtacccctgtcataaccgtcaattccctggcaggtctcgggcgtcacacaggctacccgagccgcaaactggcgaaatcaggggactatgatcggcctgtcccgccggcagattccttgatgacaccaagtcaactcgagtcgctctggcaggatgcaggggaccgtagtcagcctgatccgcaatcctggcaggtctcggggacacagagtcagctgagccgcaatcctggcaggtctcggacaccaagtctgccgagccgcaaatcctggcactcacggtccgagcgtccccgaaactcgtgaggcaagtcaagtgcactgactgaactataatcagactcgatgtccgtagacatcggtccgactctgggtaatcaccataaagaaaatgggtacaaggtgtgtttaaaatagattcctttagaaaatccgattaaaactgaaatctcaaattgtgctgctgtctcatctgatttcaacctcaaactctgtttctataacttataaataagcagcacagatttatagaactgttactgtactgatcatgttcagaatcgtaataaaacttactcaaagaccaaataaagaaacttattcaaataaattcatttctaaaaacttatttatataaaatcaatataactcatttataaaacttatttatataaaagcacatcaaatcatttatgaaatctgatttaggaaagaaggtccactcacagatggtccgagctacttcgatccctcagaggtctccttttaaaatcctgtcgggctcctggtgccttactcgatcgatttggtggagaaacggaggagaaatCTGAACTGGAAGTTCGAACTGCACCGTCGGCTTCAATGGCGGATTCCGGCCGATTCCGACCACGGCAGCGGCGGAGGTGGGTTGGGAAATGTCGGCCGTCTTGTGCTGGTTCAtttggcaccggtctcggagat
The Prunus dulcis chromosome 2, ALMONDv2, whole genome shotgun sequence DNA segment above includes these coding regions:
- the LOC117617462 gene encoding uncharacterized protein LOC117617462 — protein: MDNRGKAIFSFMFDDDSDDEEYHQRVIEAIVHHTSLENEATKHGGSVVGRVYKNREREDRHRNLMSDYFVERPHCNTTDFRRLFRMRKELFYRILNDVVNHEPYFGQKKKGLGRQGLSPEQKLTAVFRMLAWGCSVDVTNEYCRLGESTALESLCKFCCAVEALYGQWYLKSPNPADLYKLLHEATLVKTISSSDNPKKSLFTQIQEAYKKDVERAFGILQARWAIVRCPARMWCEDNLHSIMMTCIILHNMIVEDEFEYVEDESDDEDMCPQRFRRARARQYVLEPSITYEYHQDR